The following coding sequences lie in one Niabella agricola genomic window:
- a CDS encoding TetR/AcrR family transcriptional regulator, whose amino-acid sequence MKTKQKNTQEPKRDKQKSMQKLLHSVGAILEKDGYKALKAHRIAAHAKLDKKLIYNYYGSLSGLIDAYLKENDFWKRTELITEQSPLTDLPAETVIEILKGQFTFLEHSPEMQHIILWELSEKNPLLQDILGERERFGEQLFKLSDKYFKGSSVNFRAVNALLVSAIYYITLHSRYHNNTICGIDATAKKGREQIFKAIEQIIRWCYREAEGSRNA is encoded by the coding sequence ATGAAAACAAAACAAAAAAATACACAGGAGCCGAAGCGGGATAAGCAGAAATCCATGCAAAAATTGCTGCATTCGGTAGGGGCAATCCTTGAGAAAGACGGGTACAAGGCGTTAAAAGCACATCGTATTGCGGCGCATGCAAAGCTTGATAAAAAACTCATCTATAATTATTACGGAAGTTTGAGTGGCCTGATTGACGCGTATCTGAAAGAAAATGATTTCTGGAAGCGCACGGAGTTAATAACGGAGCAGTCGCCGCTTACCGACCTGCCGGCAGAAACGGTAATAGAGATTTTAAAAGGGCAGTTTACATTCCTGGAGCATTCGCCGGAGATGCAGCACATCATCCTGTGGGAATTGAGTGAAAAGAACCCGCTGCTACAGGATATTCTGGGTGAGCGCGAACGCTTTGGTGAACAGCTGTTCAAGCTGTCTGATAAGTATTTTAAAGGATCTTCGGTAAACTTCCGGGCGGTGAACGCGCTCCTCGTGTCGGCGATTTACTACATTACCCTGCATTCCCGGTATCATAACAATACGATCTGCGGTATTGATGCTACTGCCAAAAAGGGGCGGGAACAGATTTTTAAAGCGATAGAGCAGATCATCCGCTGGTGCTACCGGGAAGCGGAAGGTTCCCGGAATGCATAG
- a CDS encoding c-type cytochrome gives MKKKIAPILSLAFMIVLSSCGNSGNTGAVTEKAIASPAQNAAQEPAAYDPKRGEGKFDETNVKLEAPDAARAGQGKAIAQTKCFSCHKTTTEKLVGPGWKGVTERRAPHWILNFITNPDPMIDKDPQVQAQLELCLVRMPNQNLSEDEARSILEFMRQNDGAK, from the coding sequence ATGAAGAAGAAAATTGCGCCCATCCTCAGCCTGGCATTTATGATTGTTTTAAGCTCCTGTGGCAACTCCGGGAATACCGGAGCGGTAACGGAAAAAGCAATTGCCTCACCCGCTCAAAATGCGGCACAGGAGCCTGCTGCATATGATCCCAAACGCGGAGAAGGAAAATTTGACGAAACCAACGTAAAGCTGGAAGCCCCGGATGCCGCAAGAGCGGGACAGGGTAAAGCCATTGCTCAAACCAAGTGTTTTTCCTGCCACAAAACAACCACAGAAAAGCTGGTTGGTCCCGGATGGAAAGGAGTGACCGAGCGCAGAGCGCCGCACTGGATCCTGAACTTTATTACCAATCCCGATCCGATGATTGACAAAGACCCCCAGGTTCAGGCACAATTGGAGCTTTGCCTGGTGCGTATGCCGAACCAAAACCTTTCGGAGGATGAAGCCAGAAGTATTCTTGAATTCATGCGCCAGAATGACGGTGCCAAATAA